The DNA region TGCAGTTGCTCGACTATTCCGCTGACCATGGGCCTGATCAAGGCACGCGCCGGCTTCGGCCCGACCATGACGTTCCTCTTCACCTCGCCGCTGGTCAATCCGCTGTTGGTGGCATTGTTGTGGATGGCACTGGGCATCCGGTTCACCGTGGTCTACGTCGGCATGGCGCTGACGCTGACGGTGATCATCGGCTATCTGCTCGACCGTTTCGGGTTCGACCGCTTCATTCGGGCCGACCTTCTGGTGACCAAATCGTCTTGCGGCGCCGCTCCCGAGGACTCGCCGCCCAACGACACCACGGTGCGGGCGGCCGCGGCGCGCCTCTTCCGCGATCGGCTGCGGCTCAAGGAGTTGCTGATCGACGCCGTGGGCCAGTTCCGCACCTTCCTGCCCTTCATCATCGTCGGCATCGGCATCGGCGCCGTCACCTATGGCTTCGTGCCGCAGGATTTCTTCGCCAGCGTCGCCGTTTCCGACAGCCCCTGGGCCATCCCGGCCTCGGCCGTGATCGGCATTCC from Alphaproteobacteria bacterium includes:
- a CDS encoding permease; its protein translation is MPLSIYLPQLQDSLIFFAIVSAEMTVLFIGITFLVGIILELFPAERISAIMSARRGHGYAVGAGLGALTPFCSCSTIPLTMGLIKARAGFGPTMTFLFTSPLVNPLLVALLWMALGIRFTVVYVGMALTLTVIIGYLLDRFGFDRFIRADLLVTKSSCGAAPEDSPPNDTTVRAAAARLFRDRLRLKELLIDAVGQFRTFLPFIIVGIGIGAVTYGFVPQDFFASVAVSDSPWAIPASAVIGIPLYVRPSTMVPMVMPLAAKGVALGAIAALIIGAAGASLPEVVMLKRMFRMPMIVAFVTAVLTIAVTTGFVFQAVVA